One Desulfovibrio fairfieldensis genomic window carries:
- the mgtA gene encoding magnesium-translocating P-type ATPase → MFSFFTTLKALFHSPRPSSRPLSRADRAARGVGRPHAPAAPKRAASQHLLDAARQRPDALLRAYNSSTQGLNSAQIPALRRRHGENRLTRSRREPLPLRLLRAFLNPFSVVLLLLAAISFITDYLLAAAGEKDLTAVLIVGGMVLISGTLRFVQEARSGDAVARLESLVNTTIDVLRDGRGGERPISELVPGDVVRLAAGDMIPADLRILEAKDLFISQSSLTGESEPVEKFAGLPDASPDAPASPPQSPLDCADLAFMGSNVVSGSALALVLAVGNATLFGSLARQIADTTTRTSFDKGVSAVSWLLIRFMACMVPIVFFINGFTKGDWVEAALFALSVAVGLTPEMLPTVVSANLVRGAAFMARKKVIVRRLDAIQNLGAMDVLCTDKTGTLTRDKIILEYSLDVHGNEDERVLRHAFLNSWFQTGLKNLLDVAIVDHADDLDMLTLRRDYVKVDEIPFDFGRRRMSVVVADHLGKTRMITKGALEEMLAVCAWAEYHGQVEPLTPKLREEILARTRRYNADGLRVLGVARKTLPDGGRSFSVADEADMVLMGYLAFLDPPKESAAQAVAALRDYGVRVKVLTGDNDAVTRSICRQVGLPAERVLLGADLADMDDERLRQEVERVDIFAKLSPQQKARIVACLRGNGHVTGFMGDGINDAAAMRTADVGISVDTAVDVARESAGVILLEKDLTVLEAGVIEGRRTYANIIKYIKMTVSSNFGNMFSVLAASVFLPFLPMTPLQILVLNLIYDLSCTTIPWDNVDEEFLHQPRTWDAGSISSFMLWLGPTSSIFDLLTFVLMYRLICPAVLGGPWHSLDPAGQAAFAALFQAGWFVESLWSQTLVVHMIRTPKLPFVESRAAWQLTLLTSLGIAVGTVIPFTSLGRGLDMAALPVGYFPWLGGMILGYMLLTTVVKRAYIRRYGQLL, encoded by the coding sequence ATGTTTTCCTTTTTCACGACTCTGAAAGCCTTATTCCATTCCCCGCGTCCGTCGTCCCGCCCGCTGTCCCGCGCGGACCGCGCCGCGCGCGGCGTCGGACGCCCCCACGCCCCGGCAGCGCCGAAGCGCGCCGCCTCGCAACATCTGCTTGATGCCGCCCGGCAACGGCCGGACGCCCTGCTGCGCGCCTACAACTCGTCCACGCAGGGCCTGAACAGCGCGCAAATCCCGGCCCTGCGCCGGCGCCACGGTGAAAACCGCCTGACCCGCAGCCGCCGGGAACCTCTGCCCCTGCGACTGCTCAGGGCATTTCTCAATCCCTTCAGCGTGGTTCTGCTGCTGCTCGCGGCCATTTCCTTCATCACCGACTATCTGCTGGCCGCCGCCGGGGAAAAGGATCTCACGGCCGTGCTCATCGTGGGCGGCATGGTGCTGATCAGCGGCACGCTGCGCTTCGTGCAGGAGGCCCGCTCCGGCGACGCCGTGGCCCGCCTGGAATCCCTGGTCAACACCACCATCGACGTGCTGCGCGACGGCCGGGGCGGCGAACGGCCCATCAGCGAGCTGGTGCCCGGCGATGTGGTCCGCCTGGCCGCCGGGGACATGATCCCGGCTGATCTGCGGATTCTGGAGGCCAAGGACCTCTTCATCAGCCAGTCCTCCCTGACCGGCGAAAGCGAACCGGTGGAAAAATTCGCCGGTCTGCCGGACGCCTCTCCAGACGCCCCGGCCAGTCCGCCCCAGAGCCCGCTGGACTGCGCCGACCTGGCCTTCATGGGCAGCAACGTGGTCAGCGGCTCGGCCCTGGCCCTGGTGCTGGCCGTGGGCAACGCCACCCTGTTCGGCTCCCTGGCCCGCCAGATCGCCGACACCACCACCCGCACCAGTTTCGACAAGGGCGTCAGCGCCGTGTCCTGGCTGCTGATCCGTTTCATGGCCTGCATGGTGCCCATTGTCTTTTTCATCAACGGCTTCACCAAGGGCGACTGGGTGGAGGCCGCGCTCTTCGCCCTGTCCGTGGCCGTGGGCCTGACGCCGGAAATGCTGCCCACCGTGGTTTCCGCCAATCTGGTGCGCGGCGCGGCCTTCATGGCCCGCAAAAAGGTCATCGTGCGGCGGCTGGACGCCATCCAGAACCTGGGGGCCATGGACGTGCTCTGCACGGACAAGACCGGCACCCTGACCAGGGACAAGATCATTCTGGAATATTCCCTGGACGTGCACGGCAACGAGGACGAGCGCGTGCTGCGCCACGCCTTTCTGAACAGCTGGTTCCAGACCGGCCTGAAAAACCTGCTGGATGTGGCCATTGTGGACCATGCCGACGACCTGGACATGCTCACCCTGCGGCGGGACTACGTCAAAGTGGATGAAATCCCCTTTGATTTCGGCCGCCGCCGCATGAGCGTGGTCGTCGCCGACCACCTGGGCAAGACCCGGATGATCACCAAGGGCGCGTTGGAGGAAATGCTGGCCGTCTGCGCCTGGGCCGAATACCACGGCCAGGTGGAGCCGCTGACCCCGAAACTGCGGGAGGAAATCCTGGCCCGCACCCGCCGCTACAATGCCGACGGCCTGCGCGTGCTGGGCGTGGCCCGGAAAACCCTGCCGGACGGCGGCCGGAGCTTTTCCGTAGCCGACGAGGCCGACATGGTGCTCATGGGCTATCTGGCCTTTCTGGACCCGCCCAAGGAATCGGCGGCCCAGGCCGTGGCCGCCCTGCGCGACTACGGGGTGCGCGTCAAGGTGCTCACCGGTGACAACGACGCCGTGACCCGCAGCATCTGCCGTCAGGTGGGCCTGCCCGCCGAACGCGTGCTGCTGGGCGCGGATCTTGCGGATATGGACGACGAGCGCCTTCGGCAGGAAGTAGAGCGGGTGGATATCTTCGCCAAGCTCAGCCCGCAGCAGAAGGCGCGCATTGTGGCCTGCCTGCGCGGCAACGGCCATGTGACGGGCTTCATGGGCGACGGCATCAACGACGCGGCGGCCATGCGCACCGCCGATGTGGGCATTTCCGTGGACACCGCCGTGGACGTGGCCCGCGAGTCGGCGGGCGTGATCCTGCTGGAAAAGGATCTCACCGTGCTGGAGGCCGGGGTCATTGAAGGACGCCGCACCTACGCCAACATCATCAAGTACATCAAGATGACGGTGAGTTCCAATTTCGGGAATATGTTCTCGGTGCTGGCGGCCAGCGTCTTTCTGCCCTTCCTGCCCATGACGCCCCTGCAGATTCTGGTGCTCAACCTGATCTACGATCTGTCCTGCACCACCATCCCCTGGGACAATGTGGACGAGGAATTCCTGCACCAACCCCGTACCTGGGACGCCGGTTCCATCAGCTCCTTCATGCTCTGGCTCGGGCCCACCAGCTCGATTTTCGATCTGCTGACCTTTGTCCTGATGTACCGGCTGATCTGCCCGGCGGTTCTGGGCGGCCCCTGGCACAGCCTGGACCCGGCCGGGCAGGCCGCCTTCGCGGCGCTGTTCCAGGCGGGCTGGTTTGTGGAGTCGCTCTGGTCCCAGACCCTGGTCGTTCACATGATCCGCACGCCCAAGCTGCCCTTCGTGGAGAGCCGGGCGGCCTGGCAGTTGACGCTCCTGACCAGCCTGGGCATTGCCGTGGGCACGGTCATCCCCTTCACCTCCCTGGGCCGGGGCCTGGACATGGCGGCCCTGCCCGTCGGGTATTTCCCCTGG